From a single Bacillus kexueae genomic region:
- a CDS encoding Gfo/Idh/MocA family protein gives MKPFKVGMIGTGGIATSRHIPAFQKLGDHVEVTAVCDVNLDRARAVQKEFQITHVFEDYTDMFPHVDAVVICTPNKFHKEITVAALQAGVHVLCEKPMALNGKECEEMVAAQKESGKQLWIAYHYRFMKEAIAAKKVMEESEIGKPLVVRIKALRRRKVPGWGVFTNKDLQGGGCLIDYGCHLLDLALWLIDNYEVSEVTGTTYDVLSKMKDQVNEWGAFDHATFNVEDHATAYIRLANGTSILFETSWSANIEKDEDTLSISGEKGGLDVFPFRLNYAKHGMLWNSEATYIPSEGEEGFLQAKSFVDACLGKIEPVVKPEQAMQVSNIIDAIYASSERKESISLLPLKECSS, from the coding sequence ATGAAACCATTCAAAGTAGGAATGATCGGAACAGGTGGAATCGCGACATCCCGCCACATCCCAGCATTTCAAAAGCTCGGCGACCACGTCGAAGTGACAGCTGTATGTGACGTCAACCTCGATCGAGCGAGAGCTGTCCAAAAGGAGTTCCAAATCACTCACGTATTTGAAGACTATACCGACATGTTTCCTCATGTGGATGCGGTAGTCATCTGTACGCCAAATAAATTCCACAAAGAAATCACCGTCGCTGCGTTACAAGCAGGGGTTCACGTTCTATGCGAAAAGCCGATGGCATTGAACGGCAAAGAGTGTGAGGAAATGGTGGCAGCGCAAAAGGAATCCGGTAAACAGCTTTGGATTGCCTACCATTATCGCTTTATGAAAGAAGCGATAGCGGCGAAAAAAGTGATGGAAGAATCTGAGATTGGAAAGCCACTCGTGGTGCGCATTAAAGCACTCAGGAGAAGAAAAGTGCCTGGTTGGGGCGTCTTTACGAACAAAGACTTGCAAGGTGGGGGCTGCCTCATCGACTACGGCTGCCATTTACTCGACTTAGCTCTTTGGCTCATTGACAACTACGAAGTAAGCGAAGTGACTGGCACAACATATGATGTACTCAGTAAAATGAAAGATCAAGTAAATGAATGGGGAGCATTCGACCACGCTACGTTTAATGTGGAAGACCACGCCACAGCTTACATTCGATTAGCAAACGGAACGAGCATCCTTTTTGAAACGTCTTGGTCAGCGAATATTGAAAAAGATGAAGACACCCTCTCCATCTCAGGTGAAAAAGGAGGACTTGACGTCTTTCCGTTCCGCTTGAACTACGCAAAGCATGGGATGTTGTGGAATAGCGAAGCCACTTACATTCCATCAGAAGGAGAAGAAGGCTTCCTTCAAGCAAAAAGCTTTGTTGACGCCTGCCTAGGCAAAATAGAGCCAGTCGTCAAACCAGAACAAGCGATGCAAGTATCCAACATCATTGATGCCATTTACGCAAGCAGTGAGCGAAAAGAAAGCATTTCATTATTACCATTGAAGGAGTGTTCGTCATGA
- a CDS encoding Gfo/Idh/MocA family protein, with protein MKKLNIGVIGCGSIAKHRHLPEYAQNENVNIVAVCDPVEERAAEMAAKYGATPYTNYEELLQNEAIDAVSVCTPNYLHAPISIQALKAGKHVLCEKPMATSKEEAEAMIEAAKESGKKLMIAHNQRFVRSHEKARKLIETGEIGKIYSFRTAFGHPGPEGWSADGKDSWFFRKNEAAMGAMGDLGVHKADLIRFLLGEEVVEVGAFVETSAKENTDVDDNATCILKTESGIVGTLAASWSYNGSEDNSTIIYGEKGILRLEDDPNYSLIVQYRNGEVAKYELGAIQSNDEGGQTTSHVIDHFISTILEDKEPPISGEEGMKSLMVILAAFKSAETKQIVSTNELVEKQPTN; from the coding sequence ATGAAAAAGTTAAACATTGGGGTTATTGGTTGTGGAAGCATTGCGAAACATCGTCATTTACCGGAGTACGCACAAAATGAAAACGTCAACATTGTTGCCGTTTGTGATCCAGTCGAAGAGCGTGCTGCAGAAATGGCGGCAAAGTATGGTGCAACACCGTATACGAATTACGAAGAGTTGCTTCAAAATGAAGCAATCGATGCGGTGAGTGTCTGCACGCCGAACTATTTACACGCGCCGATTTCCATTCAGGCACTAAAAGCAGGTAAGCATGTCCTTTGTGAAAAGCCAATGGCGACGTCAAAAGAAGAAGCAGAAGCGATGATTGAAGCGGCAAAGGAATCTGGGAAGAAATTAATGATTGCCCATAACCAACGCTTCGTTCGCTCGCACGAAAAAGCGCGCAAACTCATTGAAACGGGTGAAATCGGGAAGATTTATAGCTTCCGTACCGCATTCGGACACCCTGGACCAGAAGGCTGGAGTGCAGATGGAAAAGACAGCTGGTTTTTCCGCAAAAACGAAGCGGCAATGGGGGCAATGGGAGACCTTGGTGTTCATAAGGCCGACCTCATTCGTTTCTTGCTCGGGGAAGAAGTAGTAGAAGTCGGTGCATTTGTAGAGACGTCAGCAAAAGAAAACACAGACGTTGATGACAATGCGACATGCATCTTAAAAACAGAAAGCGGCATCGTCGGAACGCTTGCGGCAAGCTGGTCGTATAACGGTTCTGAGGACAACTCGACGATTATTTATGGAGAAAAAGGAATTCTTCGCTTAGAAGATGACCCGAACTACTCATTAATTGTCCAATACAGAAACGGGGAAGTAGCCAAATATGAGCTTGGTGCCATCCAATCAAACGATGAAGGTGGCCAAACGACTTCCCACGTGATTGATCATTTCATTTCCACGATTTTAGAAGATAAAGAGCCACCGATTTCAGGCGAAGAAGGCATGAAGTCACTAATGGTGATTCTTGCAGCCTTTAAGTCTGCGGAAACAAAACAAATTGTTTCAACGAATGAGTTGGTAGAAAAGCAACCAACGAACTAA
- a CDS encoding ThuA domain-containing protein has translation MVRVTVWNENRHEQKSEEVRSVYPNGIHGQIAHFLEEAGYDVKTATLDEPEHGLTEDVLENTDVLVWWGHIAHDEVDDEIVSRVKERVLDGMGLIVLHSGHFSKIFKTLMGTTCDLKWREANEKERIWVVDPTHPIAEGLGEYFEIEREEMYGEHFDIPAPDELLFISWFEGGEVFRSGCTYKRGNGKIFYFRPGHETYPTYYNENVQKVIINAVNWAKKANTTKPTYGNHKPLEPIKL, from the coding sequence ATGGTAAGAGTAACCGTGTGGAACGAAAACCGTCATGAACAAAAAAGTGAAGAGGTACGTTCCGTTTATCCAAACGGTATTCACGGGCAAATTGCTCACTTTTTAGAAGAGGCAGGCTACGACGTGAAAACGGCGACGCTCGATGAACCGGAGCATGGACTAACGGAAGATGTGTTAGAAAACACTGATGTACTCGTTTGGTGGGGACATATCGCCCATGATGAAGTGGATGATGAAATCGTAAGTCGTGTAAAAGAACGTGTACTCGATGGCATGGGGCTGATTGTACTTCACTCTGGTCACTTCTCCAAAATCTTTAAAACATTAATGGGTACAACATGTGATTTAAAATGGCGTGAAGCGAATGAAAAGGAACGCATTTGGGTAGTCGATCCCACGCATCCCATTGCAGAAGGATTAGGCGAGTACTTTGAGATTGAACGTGAAGAAATGTACGGTGAGCATTTCGACATTCCTGCGCCAGATGAACTTCTTTTTATTAGCTGGTTTGAAGGCGGCGAAGTGTTCCGAAGCGGCTGTACATATAAACGAGGCAATGGGAAAATCTTTTATTTCCGACCAGGACACGAGACGTATCCGACGTACTACAACGAAAACGTACAAAAAGTCATCATTAACGCTGTGAACTGGGCGAAAAAAGCGAATACAACGAAGCCGACGTACGGCAATCATAAGCCGTTAGAACCGATTAAGCTGTAA
- a CDS encoding response regulator transcription factor, producing the protein MKAMIVDDEKHVREGLMLLADWDTFGIQTVLEAENGEEATELILMHQPDIIFTDMRMPKRDGVSLLKWISEQNLEAKTIVVSGYDDFEYMRNAIYYKSFDYLLKPIDPDLLNETLNRAVSDLKQLKKKRKSSIEDNKVMNEVKQLYIDQLFSSVIRSAQEASEAWRKLEKQLEVDLTKTTFTVATIQVRPIINRFQGDADLCFFSLNNMCHELIRLNGVGVSFRNVNEEAELVIVCWNNQPIRSLLEKLHSSIYQLTHVRTPIALGEEKRTIKEAYQSSRLVGQTYSLLNPKPIVSISDRMKRPILHLLDHSKELQWALKSGNKEQMTEVLNRIFHTMETNHALTYEQIEEWEKAFSILQKSWMTEYEMERDHEIYEGKDYWNADGTFSFSTFKREKEKEFHRLIETLTERKYQTEETNMQQIAAYLREHYAEDIQLQAIADRFYLSREYISRKFKQEFHETITDYVTTIRIEKAKELLANAHFKIYEIAFQVGYQNEKYFSKVFKKMVGMTPNEYRNQERKDYNGKSNRVERKPS; encoded by the coding sequence ATGAAAGCGATGATCGTGGATGATGAAAAACATGTACGAGAAGGCTTAATGTTACTAGCGGATTGGGATACGTTTGGAATTCAAACGGTCTTAGAAGCGGAAAATGGTGAGGAAGCAACCGAACTCATTTTAATGCATCAACCCGATATTATTTTTACCGATATGCGCATGCCAAAGCGTGATGGGGTTAGTTTGCTCAAGTGGATTTCCGAGCAAAACTTAGAAGCGAAAACGATTGTCGTCAGCGGGTATGACGATTTCGAGTATATGCGGAACGCCATTTATTACAAAAGCTTCGACTATTTGTTAAAACCGATTGATCCTGATTTGTTAAATGAAACGTTAAACCGAGCCGTTTCCGACTTGAAACAGCTAAAAAAGAAACGAAAGTCCTCCATTGAAGACAACAAAGTGATGAACGAAGTGAAGCAATTGTATATCGATCAGCTATTTTCCAGTGTGATTCGCTCCGCTCAAGAAGCAAGTGAGGCGTGGCGAAAATTAGAAAAGCAACTGGAAGTGGATTTGACGAAAACGACCTTCACGGTTGCGACGATTCAAGTCCGTCCGATAATCAATCGGTTCCAAGGTGATGCGGACCTTTGTTTCTTTTCGTTAAACAACATGTGTCATGAACTAATTCGTTTAAACGGAGTGGGCGTGAGCTTTCGAAATGTAAATGAGGAAGCAGAGCTTGTCATTGTTTGTTGGAACAATCAGCCGATTCGCTCGTTATTAGAAAAGCTTCATTCATCCATCTATCAATTGACCCACGTTCGAACACCGATTGCGCTTGGAGAAGAAAAGCGAACAATTAAGGAAGCGTACCAATCCTCTCGGTTAGTTGGTCAAACGTATTCGCTACTGAACCCGAAACCAATCGTTTCTATAAGTGATCGAATGAAACGGCCTATTTTGCACCTTCTGGATCACTCGAAGGAATTGCAATGGGCGTTAAAAAGTGGGAATAAAGAACAAATGACTGAGGTTTTAAACCGCATATTCCATACAATGGAGACAAATCATGCTCTTACGTATGAGCAAATAGAAGAATGGGAGAAAGCGTTTTCGATTCTTCAAAAGAGTTGGATGACTGAGTACGAGATGGAACGAGATCACGAGATTTATGAAGGAAAAGACTATTGGAACGCAGATGGGACATTTTCTTTCTCTACGTTTAAGCGTGAGAAAGAAAAAGAGTTTCATCGTTTAATCGAAACGTTGACCGAACGGAAATATCAAACAGAAGAAACGAATATGCAGCAGATTGCTGCGTATTTACGCGAGCATTACGCAGAAGATATTCAACTTCAAGCGATTGCCGATCGGTTCTATTTAAGCCGAGAATACATTTCTCGTAAATTTAAGCAAGAGTTTCATGAGACGATTACCGATTATGTAACTACGATTCGCATTGAAAAAGCGAAGGAGTTACTCGCAAACGCTCATTTCAAAATTTACGAGATTGCGTTTCAAGTAGGCTATCAAAATGAAAAGTATTTTAGCAAAGTATTTAAAAAAATGGTCGGCATGACGCCGAACGAATACCGAAATCAAGAAAGGAAGGATTACAATGGTAAGAGTAACCGTGTGGAACGAAAACCGTCATGA
- a CDS encoding cache domain-containing sensor histidine kinase yields the protein MIKRSIRNKLILLMLVATVLPFGSSILVTYFYTKESLKDRVVQENSNLLYQGKENLENYIHKLNDLSLSLYNNQNFINFLRSSEEREYYYSLDVVKNVILTILYSDDQIDRVHIAFTNDERVLSASRRTTVLFSEEIKEDNKPAYEKAKNSPYHLYIEPIQTQAINTTDVSKDVITLHRAFTNTPSEEVLAYISLEILPEKFFEISENMYNKETDEFYIFSPDGQVMYSSTSTNVTNETWVQEMLKTEEESGTIEWKDGSFNGVMMYERIAPTAGGWLLVKRVPYATLHSSAVHVAQINISFGIIGLSLVILATFFVSLKITSPIRMLLTNIQEVEKGNMNVQFKKFQEDEVGLLGMRFQQMMKKLNDLINREYKLEIENKTNQLKVLQSQINPHFLYNALQSIGTVALKHQVPQIYSLVTHLSKIMRYAMETDEDIVSLTKEMNYTKAFLLLQKERFGDQLHYTIEIEEELLDVKVPKMLLQPIIENYFKHGFDIRDGVGEIHIKVEKKDESLLLTVKDNGVGVSEERLLEIYEHFQAGNKKTDGEQTNIGLKNVYTRLTLYYGEEADLRLENHEDGGLLVTIKLPLKVDGGNESDDRG from the coding sequence GTGATTAAACGAAGCATTCGGAATAAACTCATTTTATTAATGCTTGTTGCGACCGTTTTACCGTTTGGGAGTTCGATTTTAGTGACGTATTTTTACACGAAAGAATCGCTCAAAGACCGTGTCGTTCAAGAAAATAGCAATCTTCTTTATCAAGGAAAAGAGAATTTAGAAAACTATATTCATAAATTAAATGATTTATCGTTGTCGCTTTATAACAACCAAAATTTCATTAATTTTTTGCGGTCGTCAGAAGAGCGAGAGTATTATTACTCACTCGATGTCGTGAAAAACGTCATTTTAACGATTTTGTATTCGGATGACCAAATCGACCGCGTGCATATTGCGTTTACGAATGACGAACGGGTTTTGTCTGCTTCTCGTCGTACGACCGTCTTGTTTTCTGAAGAAATAAAAGAAGACAATAAGCCGGCGTATGAGAAAGCGAAAAATAGTCCGTATCACTTGTATATCGAGCCGATTCAAACACAAGCCATTAATACGACGGATGTTTCAAAAGATGTCATTACGTTGCACCGTGCGTTCACCAATACACCATCGGAGGAAGTGCTTGCGTATATTTCGTTGGAAATACTTCCGGAGAAGTTTTTCGAAATAAGCGAAAATATGTACAACAAAGAAACAGACGAGTTTTACATTTTCTCACCCGATGGCCAAGTGATGTATAGTTCAACCTCAACCAATGTCACGAATGAAACGTGGGTACAGGAAATGTTAAAAACAGAAGAAGAAAGCGGGACGATTGAGTGGAAAGACGGTTCGTTTAACGGGGTGATGATGTACGAAAGAATCGCGCCTACTGCTGGTGGGTGGCTACTCGTTAAGCGCGTGCCGTATGCAACGCTTCACTCGAGTGCTGTCCATGTTGCGCAGATCAACATTTCGTTTGGTATTATCGGACTTTCACTTGTCATTTTGGCAACGTTTTTCGTGTCGTTAAAAATTACATCGCCAATTCGAATGCTGCTTACGAACATTCAAGAAGTAGAAAAGGGGAATATGAATGTTCAGTTTAAGAAGTTTCAAGAAGACGAGGTCGGCCTTTTAGGCATGCGGTTTCAACAAATGATGAAAAAGCTGAATGATTTAATTAACCGAGAATATAAGCTCGAAATCGAGAACAAGACGAATCAATTAAAAGTATTACAATCGCAAATCAATCCACATTTTTTATATAATGCACTTCAATCGATTGGCACAGTTGCCTTAAAGCATCAAGTGCCGCAAATTTATTCACTCGTCACGCATCTGTCGAAAATTATGCGGTATGCGATGGAGACAGATGAAGACATCGTGTCCTTAACGAAGGAAATGAATTATACGAAAGCCTTTTTGCTTTTGCAAAAGGAGCGTTTCGGTGACCAGCTTCACTACACGATTGAGATTGAGGAAGAGCTTTTAGACGTCAAGGTGCCGAAAATGCTGTTGCAACCGATTATCGAAAACTATTTTAAGCATGGGTTTGATATACGTGACGGCGTCGGAGAAATTCATATTAAGGTCGAGAAAAAGGATGAAAGCCTTTTGTTAACGGTGAAGGATAATGGCGTCGGTGTCTCTGAGGAACGTCTGTTGGAAATTTATGAGCATTTTCAAGCAGGAAACAAGAAGACCGATGGAGAACAAACCAATATAGGGTTGAAAAATGTATATACACGTTTGACCCTTTATTACGGCGAGGAAGCCGATTTACGACTTGAAAATCACGAAGATGGTGGACTACTCGTAACGATAAAGCTTCCGTTAAAGGTGGATGGTGGGAATGAAAGCGATGATCGTGGATGA
- a CDS encoding ABC transporter substrate-binding protein yields MKKIWSLFLAMLVMVGILAACSSSSDTSSDNNDGDASGDDVVTLNMFQFKVEIADQLEEMIKEFEKEHPNIKVKLETVGGGADYGAALKAKFASGEAPDIFNNGGFKELELWKEHLADLSDEPWVEHVLPIGKVPMTDEDGKLYGMPVNLEGYGFIYNKDLFEEAGITELPQTVSELQEAAKKLEAAGITPFSAGYGEWWVIGQHLLNVPFAQQEDPVAFIEGLDNGSEKMTENEKFKAFKDVIDTEVQFANDNPITTDYNTQVTLFASGQAAMLQQGNWTENMIYEINPEINMGFLPIPISDDAAESGKIPVGVPNNWVVNKNSEHLEEAKLFLDWMVSSETGQRYITEEFAFIPAFDNIEPSGLGDLGQSILEYSKEEKTIPWTWFRWPDGANKEFAAAIQEYAAGKIDYETLLERFQNTWDNLK; encoded by the coding sequence ATGAAAAAAATTTGGAGCTTGTTTTTAGCCATGCTCGTCATGGTGGGGATTTTAGCTGCATGTTCCTCATCGAGCGATACATCAAGTGACAATAATGACGGTGATGCATCGGGGGATGATGTTGTCACACTGAATATGTTCCAATTTAAAGTGGAAATTGCTGATCAATTAGAAGAAATGATTAAGGAATTCGAAAAAGAGCATCCAAACATTAAAGTAAAGCTTGAAACAGTTGGTGGAGGTGCCGATTACGGTGCTGCGCTAAAAGCGAAATTCGCATCTGGAGAAGCACCTGACATTTTCAACAACGGTGGTTTTAAAGAATTAGAGCTTTGGAAAGAGCATTTAGCAGACCTTTCCGATGAGCCGTGGGTAGAGCATGTATTACCAATTGGAAAAGTGCCAATGACGGATGAAGATGGCAAGCTTTACGGAATGCCAGTAAACCTTGAAGGATATGGATTCATTTATAACAAAGATTTATTCGAAGAAGCGGGAATTACAGAGCTTCCACAAACGGTTTCTGAACTACAAGAAGCAGCGAAAAAACTTGAAGCAGCAGGAATCACACCGTTTTCTGCAGGTTACGGTGAATGGTGGGTAATCGGACAGCATTTATTAAACGTACCGTTTGCTCAGCAAGAAGATCCAGTGGCGTTCATTGAAGGCTTAGACAATGGTTCTGAAAAAATGACGGAAAACGAAAAGTTTAAAGCGTTTAAAGATGTCATTGACACTGAAGTACAATTTGCGAATGACAACCCAATTACTACAGACTACAACACGCAAGTAACACTATTTGCATCAGGCCAAGCAGCGATGCTTCAACAAGGAAACTGGACAGAAAACATGATTTATGAAATCAATCCTGAAATCAACATGGGCTTCTTGCCAATTCCAATTAGCGACGATGCAGCAGAGTCTGGCAAAATTCCAGTCGGTGTACCGAATAACTGGGTTGTAAACAAAAACTCTGAGCATTTAGAAGAAGCAAAGCTATTCTTAGATTGGATGGTTAGCTCTGAAACAGGTCAGCGCTACATCACGGAAGAATTCGCCTTCATCCCAGCGTTTGATAACATCGAACCGTCTGGTTTAGGGGATTTAGGTCAATCCATCTTAGAATACTCGAAGGAAGAAAAGACAATTCCTTGGACGTGGTTCAGATGGCCAGATGGCGCAAATAAAGAATTCGCAGCGGCGATTCAAGAATATGCTGCTGGAAAAATCGACTACGAAACACTTCTTGAGCGCTTCCAAAACACGTGGGATAACTTGAAATAA
- a CDS encoding carbohydrate ABC transporter permease translates to MDQRYTKKTLVLEVFGIVLGLIFLIPFYFVLVNSVKSFADILMDAAAWPKEFRFDNYVKVWNILDFPRAFWNSLVITVFSNIGIVVLTSMAAWKMVRTPGKFSKILFIFFVSAMVIPFQTVMIPLMKWGGALGLTNSIPGLIIMYFGFGVPLSLFLYHGFVKTVPQEIEEAARIDGCSQFGVFWQIVFPLLKPITVTVIILNTLWIWNDYLLPLLVLQDAELRTIPLAASSFFAQYTKQWDMGLAALVLGVVPIVIFFLFLQRHIIKGIAQGSIK, encoded by the coding sequence ATGGATCAGCGCTATACGAAAAAAACGCTCGTGCTTGAGGTTTTTGGCATTGTACTCGGCCTCATTTTCCTCATCCCGTTTTACTTCGTCTTAGTAAACTCGGTGAAAAGTTTTGCGGACATTTTAATGGATGCCGCCGCATGGCCGAAAGAATTTCGTTTTGATAACTACGTAAAAGTATGGAATATCCTTGATTTCCCGCGAGCCTTTTGGAACTCGCTTGTCATCACGGTTTTCAGTAACATTGGAATCGTCGTGCTAACGTCGATGGCCGCTTGGAAGATGGTGCGGACACCTGGAAAGTTTAGCAAAATCTTATTTATCTTTTTCGTATCCGCCATGGTTATCCCGTTCCAAACGGTCATGATTCCGCTCATGAAATGGGGAGGAGCGCTAGGGCTCACAAACAGTATTCCGGGACTTATCATTATGTATTTCGGATTCGGGGTTCCGCTTTCGCTCTTCTTGTATCACGGGTTTGTCAAAACGGTGCCACAGGAAATTGAAGAAGCGGCTCGTATTGACGGTTGCAGCCAATTCGGCGTCTTTTGGCAAATTGTATTCCCACTATTAAAGCCGATTACGGTCACGGTGATCATTTTAAATACATTATGGATTTGGAATGATTACTTATTGCCATTACTCGTTTTACAAGATGCAGAGCTTCGAACGATTCCGTTAGCTGCGAGTTCCTTCTTTGCGCAATATACGAAGCAGTGGGATATGGGACTAGCTGCGCTCGTACTTGGCGTCGTGCCAATCGTTATTTTCTTCCTATTCTTGCAGCGCCATATTATTAAAGGCATTGCACAAGGGTCAATTAAATAG
- a CDS encoding carbohydrate ABC transporter permease, translated as MNTNTEVERISKSNTVHTDVSVEPIRKRKVNWRGILSYTGFVGPALFFFVLIQIIPFAMGLYYSFTSWNGVSSAVEWVGLENYKKIFTSDVQFRDSFIFTTKFTIAAVIISNMLGFGLALLLNTALKSRNILRTVFFVPNVIGGLLLGFIWQFIFVKGFASIGNLTGMAFFQQPWLGDETTAFWGIVIVFAWQISGYMMVIYIAALQGVDNSLLEAARIDGASNWTLLTKIIIPLILPAFTICFFLTISMAFKIFDLNISLTGGGPFNSTQSVAINIYQEAFQNNRYGLGTAKSILFFIIVAIVTTIQVWTTKKREVEA; from the coding sequence ATGAATACGAATACGGAAGTCGAACGGATTTCAAAGTCAAACACGGTACATACAGATGTATCCGTGGAACCGATACGGAAGCGAAAGGTCAATTGGAGAGGAATTTTATCGTATACAGGATTTGTCGGTCCGGCACTTTTCTTTTTCGTCTTAATTCAAATTATTCCGTTTGCTATGGGACTATATTATTCTTTTACATCGTGGAATGGGGTTAGTTCCGCAGTGGAGTGGGTCGGACTTGAAAACTATAAAAAAATCTTTACGAGCGATGTGCAGTTTCGTGACTCGTTTATATTCACAACGAAGTTTACGATTGCTGCTGTGATCATTAGTAATATGCTCGGTTTTGGTTTAGCCTTATTGTTAAATACGGCGTTGAAATCACGAAATATTTTGCGAACGGTTTTCTTCGTTCCGAACGTCATTGGGGGGTTATTACTCGGATTTATTTGGCAGTTCATTTTTGTCAAAGGGTTTGCGTCGATCGGAAACTTAACGGGTATGGCCTTTTTCCAACAGCCTTGGCTAGGCGATGAGACGACGGCCTTCTGGGGCATTGTCATCGTGTTTGCATGGCAAATTAGCGGTTACATGATGGTTATTTATATCGCAGCGCTTCAAGGGGTGGATAATAGTTTACTAGAAGCGGCGCGAATTGATGGTGCGTCAAACTGGACGCTTTTAACGAAAATTATCATTCCGCTTATTTTACCAGCGTTTACGATTTGTTTCTTCTTAACCATATCGATGGCATTTAAGATCTTTGATTTGAACATCTCGTTAACAGGCGGTGGACCATTCAATTCCACGCAGTCTGTGGCGATTAACATTTACCAAGAAGCGTTCCAAAATAACCGTTACGGACTTGGAACCGCTAAGTCGATTTTATTCTTCATCATCGTGGCGATTGTCACAACGATTCAAGTGTGGACGACGAAGAAAAGGGAGGTTGAGGCATAG
- the ssb gene encoding single-stranded DNA-binding protein, protein MINQVTLVGRLTRDPDIKYTTDGKAVANITLAVSRKFRNRAGEIDTDFVNCTLWQKTAENTANYCRKGSIIGVTGRIQTRQYENKEGKRIYVTEVLADSVQFMGTPPSKVRARELVVNEAQE, encoded by the coding sequence GTGATCAATCAAGTAACGCTTGTTGGGCGCTTAACACGTGATCCAGATATTAAATATACGACAGATGGAAAAGCGGTGGCGAACATTACGCTAGCAGTAAGTCGCAAATTCCGTAATCGTGCTGGGGAAATTGATACTGATTTTGTGAATTGTACGCTGTGGCAAAAAACAGCAGAAAATACGGCAAATTACTGCCGTAAAGGGTCGATTATTGGTGTGACTGGGAGGATTCAAACGAGGCAATATGAAAATAAAGAAGGCAAACGCATTTATGTGACAGAAGTATTAGCCGATTCCGTTCAATTTATGGGTACGCCCCCTTCAAAGGTTCGAGCTCGTGAGCTTGTTGTAAACGAAGCGCAAGAGTAA